From the Nocardiopsis changdeensis genome, one window contains:
- a CDS encoding DUF6917 domain-containing protein: MNPHEDGAKREVAAALVKVLVHRRTDRGMRLEPFASRCVRAGEVHELVATDHTGTAEGTRIDRVGFLGFAEITAAGVVDRGDEVWIGPRRVGVVLGFDACHTPNHYNVLIHADPVPTGRDLELLPEERVVFRQGSAEAVADLFPGSFAENTEECPI, from the coding sequence GTGAACCCGCACGAGGACGGGGCCAAACGGGAGGTGGCCGCGGCCCTGGTCAAGGTGCTGGTGCACCGCAGGACCGACCGGGGCATGCGGCTGGAGCCGTTCGCGAGCCGCTGTGTGCGCGCGGGCGAGGTCCACGAGCTGGTCGCCACCGACCACACCGGGACCGCCGAGGGGACGCGGATCGACCGCGTGGGCTTCCTCGGTTTCGCCGAGATCACCGCGGCCGGCGTCGTGGACCGGGGCGACGAGGTGTGGATCGGCCCGCGCCGGGTGGGCGTGGTCCTGGGCTTCGACGCCTGCCACACGCCCAACCACTACAACGTGCTGATCCACGCCGACCCGGTGCCCACCGGCCGGGACCTGGAGCTGCTCCCGGAGGAGCGCGTGGTCTTCCGGCAGGGGAGCGCGGAGGCGGTGGCCGACCTCTTCCCGGGATCATTTGCAGAAAATACCGAAGAATGTCCGATATAA
- a CDS encoding Gfo/Idh/MocA family protein — MRALRVAVVGLGVISRFHLKALADSPDWDLVAVCDLAPARIAAPPPGAAGYTDHVRMLERERPDAVVVTAPNDAHARICADAIAAGAAVCAEKPLALDVAEGEMLAALARERGTVLFTAFHRRYNSEFAALRERIAGHAVEEVTVRYLERIEEHAGDDTWYLDPARCGGGCVADNGPNAFDLVETLLGRAEVTAARVEHDGAGVDRRADIALAAGAARARVLLDWSHPGERKDVEVRTADGRVLTADLLAGRPAFKESLWHEYEGVAADFAARIRAGRAGDGAGVSALRLVAEAYRAAAREEGVVR; from the coding sequence GGGGGTGATCTCCCGGTTCCACCTGAAGGCACTGGCGGACTCCCCGGACTGGGACCTGGTCGCGGTCTGCGACCTGGCCCCGGCCCGGATCGCGGCCCCGCCGCCCGGAGCGGCCGGGTACACCGACCACGTCCGGATGCTGGAGCGCGAACGGCCCGACGCGGTCGTGGTCACCGCGCCCAACGACGCGCACGCGCGGATCTGCGCGGACGCGATCGCCGCCGGAGCGGCGGTGTGCGCGGAGAAGCCCCTGGCACTGGACGTGGCTGAGGGGGAGATGCTGGCAGCCCTGGCCCGGGAGCGCGGGACGGTGCTGTTCACGGCCTTCCACCGCCGGTACAACTCCGAGTTCGCGGCGCTGCGGGAGCGGATCGCCGGGCACGCCGTGGAGGAGGTGACCGTGCGCTACCTGGAGCGGATCGAGGAGCACGCGGGGGACGACACCTGGTACCTGGACCCGGCCCGGTGCGGCGGCGGATGCGTGGCCGACAACGGGCCCAACGCCTTCGACCTGGTGGAGACCCTGCTGGGCCGGGCCGAGGTGACCGCGGCCCGGGTGGAGCACGACGGGGCGGGCGTGGACCGCCGGGCGGACATCGCCCTGGCGGCCGGGGCCGCGCGGGCCCGGGTGCTGCTGGACTGGTCCCATCCGGGGGAGCGCAAGGACGTGGAGGTGCGCACCGCGGACGGGCGGGTGCTGACGGCCGACCTGCTGGCCGGGCGCCCCGCCTTCAAGGAGTCGCTGTGGCACGAGTACGAGGGCGTCGCGGCCGACTTCGCCGCCCGGATCCGCGCCGGACGGGCCGGCGACGGGGCCGGGGTGTCCGCGCTGCGCCTGGTCGCCGAGGCCTACCGCGCGGCGGCCCGGGAAGAGGGGGTGGTCCGGTGA